In Fragaria vesca subsp. vesca linkage group LG1, FraVesHawaii_1.0, whole genome shotgun sequence, the sequence TCCCTCGCCCAGTGAATCACATATACAAACATGTCTGCAATCTATGAGTGGTTGCAAAGGAAGATGTAATCGGCAATGGTAAGTCTGATAGGTGGATACTCAGCCGTAACCAAAGGACTCTTGAATGAATGAATGACTACTGAATATTCATTAATATAAATTGCTCTGGGTATTGCTGAAGATTGTCCTTGACCTATAATAAACCCCACTTATTGCACTAAAAGGCCAGTAATCAGTTCAACAACAGCAGAGTTTCCGATACATGTACCCGCATTGTTAGTTTTATGCATGTTCACAAACATGGAAGGTATATAAAGAATCAATGGGACCTGGAATGCTAAAGTACAGAGCAAAATATTTACAAGAATCAGATTTTCAGTCCACGAACTGATGGAGGAAGAGCTCCTAAAGAATCTCAACTGTTGACTATTTACTCTCTAATTTGGTATAGGTTCCCGACTGAAATTTGTTACGAATCAATTCTATGCTGTACACAACACCCCGGCTTCTGCTGCTTTTGTTTTCTCCTTGTTCCAGATATGGCTGACATGCCATCTATAGTTTCTCATCCATGGATCAGCATTTTGGTCAACGGCTATCGTGCCGTCTACAGAGCCGAAAATGCAATACAGGGAAAATGATCCAAATTTCAGTGGCATAGTGTCTCTCCATAATTGACCCAGTTCGCAAAGCTATCTGGGAAGTCTTCAGGAACATTGGAACTCTCTCCATTAGTGAAGGATGATCCTATTCCTGTCTGCCCCTTTCCCTGCAGATTATAAGATAGCAACGGCTAGTATTAAGAAATGACATCGGAGTCCATTTTGTAAGGGGAACAAGTACAAGTAACAAAAAGTTCCAATCTCTGACGCCAAATTTTGCCAGACAAAAGAATGCCATCCAGCTCAAAACAAGTGAACTGGATAATATGGATCTTAACTAGGGTTCTCCTTTAGTGGAACTAACAAAACGTAAAATGAATGAGTTTCAGACCAAAACAGAGAAAAAAAAAAGAGAAAAGAACAAAGCTATCAATTGGGACAATACTTCTAGCATTCCAAAGGAAAGTTCACTGACCTTCAACATGGATCCATATTCACTTGTGGAGGGTGTAGACTCTCCTATAATTCCGTTGACAACATTCTCCGATGATAGCCCCTCAAGGGGTGAGTTGGTAAGTAATGACGATCTACAAACATTACATCTCTACTTTCAGGTAACAGTTTAATCATCTTCCTTGATGGGAATCCCATCAAAATAAAAGGAACTCTCTTTTGTAATCAAAGAAAAAGACATCTGTTTTAAATTTATTTGGTGGTCACCGTAAGTACCTCTCAAACGGCTCCTCCTCACATGAATTCCCAGAGGAAGATAGCCAGTCTAGATCCACAAAGTTCGAGAAATTATATCCATCTCCACGTTCGGAATAATAAATATGATCACTTTCAAGACACCGATATCTTTGCAACTCTCCAAAAAGTTGTCTGCGAGGCATTGAGGGAGTGTACCTATACAGAAAAACCAAAATCACAATAAGCTGAATGAGAACTGCTTGGATGAGTGCAGTGCGCAGGAGCCCAGGTAATCTAGGCTAGCATTTTTCCCCTCAAGTAATCCTCTTCATGTACTGTGCTCAACTTCCTTGTATATCCTTCTCATTAAGGTAAGTTTTATGTTTCCTCATATTTACTTATGTTTGCCTCAGCAATGGGACTAAATTATACTTAGTCATAATGAATTATGGAAGAATAGACAATGTCAAGCCTTTCTTGATGGGTAGTCTATTAAACGAATTAAGATCAAGATCAAATGTAATCTATATTTATTCACACAACCCCAAAAGTTAGAGAGTACAATAAATTTTTCAAAAAGAATGTCTTCTTTTTATACTGCCCTCTTTAGACTTCCTAGTTACTATCATGTGCTCTCTGAAAAAAATTTCTTCTCTTGAAAGGAAACAGTACAGACTCCATATGTTGTTTTGCTCCGTCATTACAAGTTGTCATGCAAGAAAAGGATAATAATGAACAGATGAACAGTGGTCGTTAGCGAACCTTGAATATGCAATATCGCTCTCACAAGTTGATATTTCAGGCGACGATTCTGAAAGTATCTTGCTTTGTTTAGTTTGATTAGGCAAAACTGGATAGGTAGTCTCCTGCTTCACACTTGGTGCTGACATAGGTGAGCTATTTGGACGAAGAATGTTTCCGTCGGAATATGATCTCTTGATTGTAGACCTAGATACAGAGAAGCAATAAGTTAGGAAAAGATTCGACAATGAATTTGAACAAGGTAAGCATCAGAGGGAAGTAAGTGAATATATTAAATGAAACATTAAGCAGACATTACACAAAATATAATTTCCTAGCTTTATGACTTTCTATATAAATATTCTGGAAACGGAAGAAGGAAAATAAATAGGGCCCTATATGTTCCAAGAAGCTTCATTGTCCTTTCATCCAGTCAAGTGGTGTAGGGCATACAATGGAACAAAGAAGATAATTAAAATCACCATATACCCACAAATTTTACTATTCAAAGAGAGCAAATAATATGTAATTTATCAACCCAAACCCATGCAACAATTAAAAACAGACCATATGAACTTGATATTAGAAAAAAGCACATTGAATTAGGCTTCACAGGATGAGGTATAAAAACATTCTATTCCCACAAAATATCAAATCTCAAGGCATTTGATTGGCCTGCTACATACCAGCCATCTTCATCCATGTCTTTTGACCCATGCCTCCCATCATGGTAATGCTGGTCTAAATCCAGTTCCCAGAGTGCAGGTTTATCTTGCTGCGGTTGAAAATCCCCGAGAAATCTGCTCCAAAATTTGACGAATAAAGACTTTAGCATTGTCATGCATAACTGTAAGTCAATACACACTTGAATAAAAGTTAACAGAAAAAAACAAGCTGTCGGAATTTCTATGTGCAACCACTTGTCTTTTCGTACCGATAATACTATATATAATATATATGCTATATATATATGTATTTTGTTAAAGAAGGTCAAATGAAACATGACTAAGACTCATAACCTTACATATTAATTGCATCTTGCTTCTGTGCATCCATATACGCATTGCTGTAATACCGTTGTAGAGTTCTGAAGAATTCCTGAGACTGAGTTGCTGCTCTCCATTGACCTCTTCTCTCGGAAAATATCTGTACAGTATAGGAGTTCATTTAGTTTCAAAGAATCATATTGGGTACATGACGTTCACCATCTAAGCCCAGAGGTAAATGGGTAAGCAGATCATGGAACTCAAACCCCAGAGGTTATTCAATCCAAATTTACACTTCAAAACATGTTCCTCACCTTATTGTGAGCAGCTGAACCACCATACTGGTGGGCAAGTGTATCACCCATTCTTTCATAAAATCCCATCAATTCATCAGCCAAGGGATCGTCAAGGTCTATCTTGGGATTCTCTAAAAGTCCCAAAGCATGAAGCTGGTGTCCTAGAGCAGCCAACCCATATGCATACTGCGCAACATTAGTCCGATCAAGGCAGTCTATGCAGTTGGTCCTCAGCACCCCCTTCTGGAATGTGGATAGTTTGGCAGAATGACCTCCATTTCCAACATTGCTGTCTCCAGTTGGTTTCCCCGCTATGTTATCAACATCCTCGTCTCCATTTGCATAATGTCTTTGGGGAGATGTACAATTGTCGAAATCCCTGTTCCATATATACTTTGTCAAAGAGAGATAAAAGCCCAGAGCTATTTCTTATAGTTTACAATAGTAAAGATATAATGAACTACAAAGCACATCCACTTTCCAAAGAGGAGTGCCAACAGGTAATGAATTTGATCTGAAGAAACCTTTTGGAGATAAAATGACAATAGAAGATTTTCACCATAAGTACAATAGAACTAGATACTTTAGAGAACTGATTAAAAAGTGAATAAGGAATCCACAGACTAACAAAATGATAAACAAAATTTAAAAAAGAAAATAATAATCTGAGAGACACATCAAGAAGAAGGTGAACAGACCTCAAACAACTGGACATACACTTAACATACTTAACCTACAAGAGCAACATTTCAAGTCTTTGGCCCAGGAAAAAAGGAACAAAATTGATTGTTGGAACTTGGGAAAAATGTTCCCGGTGCAATGGAACACGAATTCTACCACCCAGTGGTATTGATACAAGTACTAAGCACCCAAATTATGAAAACCTAAAAGAATTAAATGAGATGACGACGTACTCAGGGTTTTCATGTGAAACTTCAATACATATGAACAAAACTTCTACATATATGGAAGGTAAGTACATCCAAGTGCTAAATATTCGTACAGATCACTTCAACCTGAAAACTAGTAGAATAGATGACAACTTACTCAGATGAAGGGCAATTAATCAAGCCCTCAGGTCCCATTTCTGGTGTAACTTGACAATGGAAGAATCCAGTTAAACTCAAGGCATATGTAGCCACCTTGCCCAAGAGTAGTAGCGCATTTACAGCTTTGCTGCAGGGAAGGAGGAAACAATTTCACATTTTGTTTAAGGAAGACAATTTCAGATACCATATCATCAAAACAATTGCTAGCAAATAATCATAAGATGTACCTTCGAGAATGTTTGTGCAAATCCCAGTGGAGGAATCTGAGACGGTTCTCCTCAGATAGATCTTTATTTATGAAATCAATTGCATTAGCAAACTCTGTGCGTAGAATGGACTCTCGAGGCCTCTTTTCCTGTGTCTGTTGATAACAACAGATAAAAATTACAAAAATAAATTAAAATGTATAGGTCAACAAACTAGTAGAACTAACAGCAGAACTACATTACCAAACGCCTCATTTTGTTAAGTTGTATGGTAAGCATATTGTAGTTTAGTGCATATATCAGTTGGCATTGTATTGAAGAATAGAAACAAAAGGAAATATCATCAGCATAGGACTATCACTTCATAAATTACCTTGATGAGATTTAAAATGATAATGGGGTTCCCATATCTCTTGACAAGATTTTCAAAATGAAGCCTAGTGGCTTCGTAGTTTTGATCCTTCTTTGACACTGGAAGGAGAAAAAAGTTAGTTACACAGATTCACAACACATTCTTGAGAGCTAAATATTATAACAGGACATACATATTATATCTGGTTTGATGTTCAAACGCGATGTTTCTTGTGACCAATAGAGAGGGATTGAGCCACGGTTCTGTACAACAGAACTTATTTGAATGGGGAAGCCCTCAGGAACATCCTCAAAAACTATTTGTTCGGTCTCAACATCATTAGCCACTCTTCCCTTCTCATTAACACCACGTTTTAGATACCTATTCGAGTAAAAGCAACAAGTGAGGCATACAAGCATGAACATACTGTATCTGCTAACATTGTGAGCATGTTAGCTAGCATATGTTATCCTCCCATATCCAAAGATATGAAAAACAAAATTATAAAACTAATAAATAAAAAAAAAATAGCCATGTCAACAGCTTCAAAATATACCTAAATTCAAGGGAACCAAGAGATATACACATCATGTGAGGAAAAAAAAAAAACCCTAGCACTGTTTTTCAGACGAGTAACATTCAGCACAAGGAAAATATGGTGAATACACCATCTAACAAGGTTATCCAAACTATTCTATTTTAGTAAGGAAGAGGTAAATTTTCTAAACCTATCCATCAAACCAATAAAATCAAAGTACCTGATTGAATAAGGGAATATAAATTAGAATGTCCCTCACCTGGTTCCCGCATAGTGACGTGAACGTCTTGCAATGAGGGTCAGTTTGAAGTCACGTCCAGATGTAGAGAGAGTGGCCTACATTAAGTTTCAATAAGCCATCAGTCCAAAATACAAAAGTGAAGAAACAAGAACAGAACAATCATGCACCAAATAGGTATTGCAATTTTAATAGATAAAAAAATGGCAAAAAATATCTGGTAGAACAAATCTTCGAATAATAGTAAAACGCAAAATATAGTTATTTAGGCTGAAGTGAGTTATGTGAGATAGTAATGATTGTTCCATAAACCAAAAACATAATGGGACCAACGAGAACTTTGTGAAGGAAGTCAGTTTCCATCAAATAAACCGAGAGCAATACATGCTAATTGAAGTAAGTAGTGTTCAGCAGGCATATTGTGAAGGGATGTACACCCTCACCTGTCTAAAGAAACCATAAACCAATGCAACTGTCCAAACAGTATTTTGCAGGTGATTCCTTATCCCCCGAGTTAAGAACTCATTCCACACAAACATGGTTTCATACACGACATGTCCCATCTTATTATCCAACATGTTCTTCTGTAGACTACGCATGACATTGTATGAGTAGCTGAAAAAGAAGTCCTTTGTGAGGTCCATTGTGCACAAGAGCTTCTTGTATCTAAAGCCATCAATGAAAAAGAGAATGTATTAGTAGATAAAACCCAACAAAAAGTTAGTGTAACAGCATTTGTAGATAAGTAGTCATGATCTAATGATGAGCCTAGCAATGAATAATAAAAAGATCCTGCCGAGAACATCTAGGCTATACAACGTCTCATAATGAAAGTTAATAGAAGTGGCAACTAAATGCTTAAACTCTCATCAAATACAAAAAATCCTTCTCATATAAAATCAGTGAGTATGAACAGTCCAGAAATACCAAGAATTAGTTTGAAATCGGCAAATTCGAACAATATACAACTTGCAAGAAGGACTAATATTAAAAAAAAGCCAATATAGAAGAATACACATCATATAATGCAATATGCTTGAAATCTTATATGGTTAAGATAAGAGGGACAATCTTATGTGCTAGAGAGCAACTAATTCAGACCAAGAACAAATGACAGATCAATAAACTTAACGCCCTCGTAATGTAGTGCCAGGGAATAAGTATATCTACTAGGAAAAGGAACAAGTACCTGTTTTCATCTCTAGAATCAGACATACTGCACTGAACAGAAGAATTTGGAAGCGGGATCATTTCACTTTTGGAGATACCATACACCGCGTGGCCACGAATGTCACCTATCTTCCTTCTTTTTGTTATAAGAAGCATGTAATACGGCCCCAGAAACTTAATGAACCCTACAACCACAACGACCGCGCCACAGTTAATACAAAGAATTTGCGGGAATTTGAAAGAAAAATGTAAACTCATAGAATCGCCTGTACCAATAATGCCGTAACAAGTAGTGACAAACTTCAATCCACCAGTGACCTTGTTCCCTTCATGTACCCGCCTCAAGAGGTCAGAACATTCACGCTCGGTATAAGTAGTAGAATCTTCAAGAACATTAAGCTCACAAGGATCCAATCTATCAATCTTCAGTACCCTCCAATACGTTCTACTCTTGTCTCTCCCAATCATGTAAAAGTTCTGAAAGCATCGGAAACAAAAAATGTAAGCTGTTATGCAATAGAGCCACTGCACTAAATATCATAGAAGCTCATGAAATTCAATTAAAACACCGAAAACCGCAAGCACATTTCTGTCTCCAATGCTACCTTTCCGCAACGAAAATTACACCAAAAAATCCACACAAGTTGATGAGGAAATGATTACAAAATTGAGCTGGAAATTGAGAGAGAATTACCGATCGAGTCTCGTAAAGCCTGAATTTCTGCATATCAACGTGCTTAGGAGGAGGAGTAATAGCTTCTTCTTCGTCTCCTCCGGCGCGGGAGGACGGCGGCTGCTCCGGCTCATTTTCCGACGACGCCATTATAATAACTAGTCCGAAATTCAGATCCCCGAGCCCCAAGCTCAGGGCCCTATCAGAATATCATGCACAGCCGAATCCAAACCCTAAATCCAATCCCCGAAACCAAAATCATTCACCAAATGAGCTCCAGATTAGGGAGTTTGGCTGCTTCAAATACAGCATTTCACAATCAAATTCGCAATTATAAACGCACGAAAACGAAACCTCCTCTCAGCAGCTTAGTTGTTTGACCTTGCCTAATTCAGCTCCTCTTCTTCCTCTTTCCATTCACCGCGAGATTTCAATCTGGGCGGATCAAGACGGTGCCGTTTCAAAACCTCTGATCTTCTCTTTGTCGCTAATCAATCAAGAAACGAATCGAATAAAGAAGACGGAATAATGATAATGGAAAATTGCGGGATCGAATCCTGAGAATTGGAAAATTCACCACGTAAATTTAGGGAGAGAGAGGAGAGAGATTAGATAGATAGATAGATAGATGGGTTTGAAAATGGAAGCTTTATATGGAAGGGAAAAGCTAATCAGCTATATTAATATTATCAGACCACAAAATAAATAAAACTTGCGGGCGCAAAATTTATATATATCTTCTTCTTTTTTTGGTCAAAAATTTTATATATCGAAGAGAGGAAAATGAAATTAATTAGGAAATTAGGGGAAAATGATAAAAGAGTTTGGGAGGTTCGAGAAGAAAAATGGGAGAAAGGAATACAGACCTAATTATTGATCATCTTTAATAGTTTTTTTTTTTGGAGTTGCTGTTGTTTGTACGACACATTAGGACCAAAAGAAAGCCACAAGCTTGGGTGACCGCTCTCAGTTAGTCCACACGTTATTTTTTTTATTTTATTTTATTTTTTGTGTTCTTGATTTTTTTTTGTTCTTGATATTATAGAGGAGCTTGATTGGTGTGTTTTCAATATAATCGATGATTAACTGACATAAATACCAGATTATTGTGGACAAATTTTTTATTATTGGATTTGAGTGCTGATTAACGTTTGTCATTTGTGGAGTAACTTTTGTGACTTGTGCTGTAATTTTGCTTATATTTTTGGTTATCTATATCTTGATCAAACACTTGATTTGGAAACCAAGGCAAGTATTAATTCGTTATAGGGAAGTAGTTTATGTAGATAAGTAATATTTAGACTAATCTTCTGGTGATTGGACATAATTTAATACATGTAAGACAATCGATCATAAGTTTTAGACTAATATTTTGATGATTGGACATAATGTTGACGATCAATTTTTTTAATTATCGATTTATCTCATTAACTATTACATGTGGCGTTCTATTAATTTAGGTCTTTTTTTGTGTGGCTTAGATTACAATGCAATCATATCAAAGTGTGAAGTTCAACGATATTAAGGAAATTACTCAAGGATGTTCGTAACATGTATGCAATCGTTTTTACGCGAATGACATTTAAACTAAATGTTGTCATTCATTGATTCGATCATTATAGATAAGGTTATTAGGAGCATTATAGTGACAATTAATGAAAATCAAAATTATCGACCATATGATCTACGTTTTAATCTGAAATCTTTTTAAATTATATTTTCGAGAGACTATGTATTATGACTCTGAAAAAATAACTAAATAATTTTGAGAAGACAAATGAGAGCTTTTCCTTTTCTTCTTTGGTTAGAAGAGGTCCTCTGACTTCCATGGCCGTACCAAACCAGATTGTGAAGTATAATTATAACTAAAACTAGTCTGTTATTATCTAGGCCGGTGTGTTGATTTATATAATAAGCCCCCATCGCCATGGGTGGAGATCGATGCGCAGTGCAGTCACGAGTAACCAAACCAACCCAGATTTCGTCCTCTGATATTTCTGTTGCTAGCTAAACCATGATGGCCTGTCATTTTAAACATACCCGTCACTGAGGTCACTCTATCAATTATTGATCACCATCCACATTGGTCATCATTTTCTGGGTTCACATCGATCGCCCCCAACTATGGTCTTGCTTGCTCCTTTCATCACAAAATACCAAAGCTACATGTCACTGTAAACCCAGAAGACTATAATATATATACAAACGTGTTCCACACATGCAAAAACCCTAACCCTAACCCTAGCTCGATCATCAGCCTGGTTCAATCATTGAAGGGTGGTTTTCTTCGTAAATTTCCTGCATGGTTTTATGCTTTGAATTTTCGTATATATGCTACTGGGGTGGCGGCAAGCTCAAGCATATTCTATGAGCTATTGTGAACCATATGCTTTTCTTGTATAATTAGACTTCTATATATTATGCAAAAGAGCTAGGTCCATTATTTTGGTAATACCAGATTATCAAGGTCCTTGATCCTTATTAAGCACGTGGCAAATTATTGATTTCCTAGGTTTGTCACATCAAAACCAGGGTGTGATGAGTTGTGCAACCAATTAGTTTTGTTCTTTGTGCAAATGTGTGACGAAATAGAACCAAATAGTTTAATTAACAAGACAAATGTTTGTAGTTGATCGGGATAAGTACTTAAGTTAGTGATCAATGATGAAATGAATGATATTCAAATGCGTGACTGAAATTTTTTTTTTATAAACTTGAAACACGCTTGCAAATATAAAAACATAAAATATATCGACTGAATTTATTGATCATGACATTCGTGAAAATATAAAAACACAAAATACATCGACATTGAATTTATTGATTATGACATTCGTGAATCCTGATGTAAATTTATTATATCACTCATATGCATATTATACATATGTAATTAACATGAATTTAGAAAATGTTTGTCCAACGCTCCAACCATTTCACACTTCAGAGTTGTTGAGATTGTTCCATAAGTTGTTGGGATCTCATATGTATCGTCAACTTTTTGTTTTTCACAACAAGCAAGTACCTGTATTGTTGCTAGATGGCTTGTTTTCAAGAAGCAGCTCACGAGTTTCTCCAATATTATTAATATCAGTGATTAGATTTTCTTGAGAATTCATTATCCGGCTTGTCTACGAAATTTTTCTTAGATTTAAATCACCATCTTGAAGCAGACATTAAGTAGATAAAGGGGGTTGTAGAGATCAATTGATGAAGAAAGAGATCTTTGGATCGAGATGTTACATATAG encodes:
- the LOC101307243 gene encoding polyphosphoinositide phosphatase-like, which translates into the protein MASSENEPEQPPSSRAGGDEEEAITPPPKHVDMQKFRLYETRSNFYMIGRDKSRTYWRVLKIDRLDPCELNVLEDSTTYTERECSDLLRRVHEGNKVTGGLKFVTTCYGIIGFIKFLGPYYMLLITKRRKIGDIRGHAVYGISKSEMIPLPNSSVQCSMSDSRDENRYKKLLCTMDLTKDFFFSYSYNVMRSLQKNMLDNKMGHVVYETMFVWNEFLTRGIRNHLQNTVWTVALVYGFFRQATLSTSGRDFKLTLIARRSRHYAGTRYLKRGVNEKGRVANDVETEQIVFEDVPEGFPIQISSVVQNRGSIPLYWSQETSRLNIKPDIILSKKDQNYEATRLHFENLVKRYGNPIIILNLIKTQEKRPRESILRTEFANAIDFINKDLSEENRLRFLHWDLHKHSRSKAVNALLLLGKVATYALSLTGFFHCQVTPEMGPEGLINCPSSEDFDNCTSPQRHYANGDEDVDNIAGKPTGDSNVGNGGHSAKLSTFQKGVLRTNCIDCLDRTNVAQYAYGLAALGHQLHALGLLENPKIDLDDPLADELMGFYERMGDTLAHQYGGSAAHNKIFSERRGQWRAATQSQEFFRTLQRYYSNAYMDAQKQDAINIFLGDFQPQQDKPALWELDLDQHYHDGRHGSKDMDEDGWSTIKRSYSDGNILRPNSSPMSAPSVKQETTYPVLPNQTKQSKILSESSPEISTCESDIAYSRYTPSMPRRQLFGELQRYRCLESDHIYYSERGDGYNFSNFVDLDWLSSSGNSCEEEPFERSSLLTNSPLEGLSSENVVNGIIGESTPSTSEYGSMLKGKGQTGIGSSFTNGESSNVPEDFPDSFANWVNYGETLCH